The Verrucomicrobium spinosum DSM 4136 = JCM 18804 genome includes a region encoding these proteins:
- a CDS encoding carbohydrate kinase family protein: MSSSRSGLLAGGNFIVDHVKIIDAYPDQDMLASILGQTQANGGGPYNVLKDLAAMGATFPLAAAGMVGEDDNGRWIREDCRVHGINTAQLHATKERATSYTDAMTVAGTGRRTFFHQRGANALFDVPHVDFRNSSARIFHLGYLMLLDTLDSFAPDGRTHASHLLEQALLAGLETSVDMVSTEHPQFREIALSALPYTHHLMLNEVEAARVLHRSIPADQPAALLSAASDLLGLGVRQSVTVHTEHGCASVTITGEKLHQPSLLIPPGYSKGATGAGDAFAAGLLYGLHEHLSLAERLQLAVCTAAASLADPTPSAGLRPVSECLALAAEFGFRK, encoded by the coding sequence ATGAGTTCCTCACGCAGCGGCCTGCTGGCGGGCGGCAACTTCATCGTGGATCACGTGAAGATCATCGACGCCTACCCGGACCAGGACATGCTGGCCAGCATTCTGGGCCAGACCCAGGCCAATGGTGGCGGTCCATACAACGTACTCAAGGACCTGGCCGCCATGGGAGCCACTTTCCCCCTGGCCGCCGCTGGCATGGTGGGAGAGGACGACAACGGGCGCTGGATCCGTGAGGACTGCCGGGTTCATGGTATTAACACAGCCCAACTCCATGCCACGAAGGAACGCGCCACCTCCTACACCGACGCCATGACCGTGGCCGGCACGGGGCGGCGCACGTTCTTTCACCAGCGCGGGGCCAATGCCCTCTTTGATGTGCCGCATGTGGACTTCCGCAACAGCTCTGCCCGCATCTTCCATCTGGGCTACCTGATGCTGCTGGACACCCTGGACTCCTTTGCACCGGACGGCCGGACGCATGCCTCCCACCTGCTGGAGCAGGCGTTGCTCGCAGGACTGGAAACCAGCGTGGACATGGTCAGCACGGAGCATCCCCAGTTCAGGGAAATCGCCCTGAGCGCCCTGCCCTACACCCATCACCTCATGCTCAATGAAGTGGAGGCCGCGCGCGTTCTGCACCGGAGCATTCCGGCGGATCAGCCTGCGGCGCTGCTGAGTGCCGCCTCGGACCTGCTGGGCCTAGGCGTGCGTCAATCGGTCACCGTTCATACGGAGCACGGTTGCGCCTCCGTCACCATCACAGGAGAAAAGCTTCACCAGCCCTCCCTGCTCATCCCCCCGGGTTACAGCAAGGGAGCCACCGGTGCCGGCGATGCCTTTGCCGCCGGTCTGCTCTATGGACTGCACGAGCATCTTTCCCTGGCCGAGCGACTGCAACTGGCCGTCTGCACGGCGGCGGCCTCGTTGGCCGATCCCACACCTTCCGCCGGGCTGCGCCCGGTGTCCGAGTGCCTGGCCCTGGCGGCTGAGTTCGGGTTCAGGAAATAG
- a CDS encoding NfeD family protein, whose product MKTRCNLPIFPVAFFAILATIGTLLVAGQEVPATSAPEADAPAPAPAAAKEDAPKESAKSEKPVDDKKDESVGTAPVPKEAAKPLPKMQDYVLPPRVKPPATKTGEYTGKVVVIPIGEEDLISPARFEYMSRTMKRATEEGAEAVVFDLDTPGGLAWHTTTVVMKDLQELTPRSVAFVNPRALSAGAIIAMATDAVYMSPASSIGAATPVSGGGEKMDDAERAKMNSAFMAMARTAVKSKGHNPEIIEAMIDKDVGLMVSGVEICPKGRILTLDQQEATKTYDGKPLLARAIVRNLDELVKKEGFKGPMIKAEPKGFELVAILITKYAAILLLVGIAGGYLEMQHPGFGIPGIISATAFGLFFFGHYVAGSLVGYETVFIFFIGVLFLIVELFVFPGHLMFGLVGLLLVIGSIIYTMSGWDVNVPEGGTFPVRFEDYVVALRNLGLAFTGALALIIIFMRYFPSAGPFQRLILQAAVGGEQDSIEGHGQSRASTVPVGASGTTRSAMRPYGHVDFGETTIEAMVEGDYIAPGTAVKVKSVTGNRIIVQKA is encoded by the coding sequence ATGAAAACCCGCTGCAATCTCCCCATCTTCCCGGTCGCTTTTTTTGCGATCCTGGCCACGATTGGCACCCTCCTCGTTGCCGGGCAGGAAGTTCCCGCGACGTCCGCTCCGGAAGCTGATGCCCCTGCGCCCGCTCCTGCTGCGGCCAAGGAAGACGCTCCCAAGGAATCGGCCAAATCGGAAAAGCCAGTCGATGACAAGAAGGATGAGTCGGTGGGAACCGCGCCCGTCCCCAAGGAGGCCGCGAAGCCTTTGCCCAAGATGCAGGACTACGTGCTGCCCCCCCGGGTCAAACCTCCCGCGACTAAAACGGGTGAGTACACAGGCAAAGTGGTCGTCATTCCCATTGGTGAAGAGGATCTCATCAGCCCGGCGCGGTTCGAGTACATGTCCCGCACCATGAAGCGGGCGACCGAGGAGGGCGCAGAGGCGGTGGTGTTTGATCTGGACACACCCGGTGGTCTTGCCTGGCACACGACTACGGTGGTCATGAAGGACCTTCAGGAACTGACGCCTCGCAGTGTGGCTTTTGTGAATCCACGGGCGCTTTCAGCCGGTGCCATCATCGCGATGGCCACGGATGCCGTGTACATGAGCCCGGCGAGCAGCATCGGTGCCGCCACACCCGTCTCGGGCGGCGGCGAGAAGATGGATGATGCCGAGCGCGCCAAGATGAACTCCGCCTTTATGGCGATGGCCCGTACGGCGGTGAAGAGCAAAGGTCACAATCCAGAGATCATCGAGGCCATGATCGACAAGGATGTGGGCTTGATGGTCTCCGGTGTGGAGATCTGCCCCAAGGGGCGCATCCTCACTCTGGACCAGCAGGAGGCCACGAAGACCTATGACGGGAAGCCGTTGCTGGCCAGGGCCATCGTGCGCAACCTGGATGAGCTGGTGAAGAAGGAGGGCTTCAAGGGGCCGATGATCAAGGCTGAGCCCAAGGGGTTTGAGCTGGTGGCCATTCTGATCACCAAGTACGCCGCCATCTTGCTGCTGGTGGGTATCGCTGGGGGCTACCTGGAAATGCAGCACCCGGGCTTTGGCATTCCAGGGATCATTTCTGCGACCGCTTTCGGCCTGTTTTTCTTTGGTCACTATGTGGCGGGCAGCCTGGTGGGGTATGAGACGGTCTTTATCTTCTTTATCGGCGTGCTCTTCTTGATCGTGGAGCTGTTCGTCTTTCCCGGGCACCTCATGTTCGGGCTGGTGGGACTGTTGCTGGTCATAGGATCCATCATCTACACGATGTCCGGCTGGGATGTGAATGTGCCAGAGGGCGGCACCTTCCCAGTGCGGTTCGAGGACTATGTCGTGGCCCTGCGCAATCTGGGGCTGGCCTTCACTGGAGCGCTGGCCTTGATCATCATCTTCATGCGCTACTTCCCCTCTGCGGGACCGTTCCAGCGGTTGATCCTGCAGGCGGCCGTGGGTGGCGAGCAGGACTCCATTGAAGGCCATGGTCAGAGCCGCGCCTCCACGGTGCCGGTGGGAGCCTCCGGCACCACCCGCAGTGCCATGCGCCCGTATGGGCATGTGGACTTTGGCGAGACCACCATCGAAGCGATGGTGGAGGGGGACTACATCGCCCCCGGAACGGCTGTGAAGGTAAAGTCCGTGACGGGCAACCGGATCATCGTCCAGAAGGCGTGA